In Papaver somniferum cultivar HN1 chromosome 1, ASM357369v1, whole genome shotgun sequence, a genomic segment contains:
- the LOC113286088 gene encoding telomere repeat-binding factor 1-like isoform X1, with protein MGAPKQKWTSEEEAALKAGVIKHGAGKWRTILKDPQFSGILSLRSNVDLKDKWRNMSVTANGWGSREKARVALKRSHQMYRNGDDEDHDDGEDDLAPSTVIQSDEEVYDVKPLAMTSQNLQINGPKKSLSRLENLILEAISSLNEPTGSNKTTIGIFIEDQYDAPPNFKKILSAKLKSMTANKKLIKVKRKYRIAPRPRFPSDGGNPGMLGLEGVGQRDIKPDITVRPTKIQVDADLAKMRNMTAEEAAAAAARAVAEAEAAIAEAEEAAREADAADVDAEEAQAFAEAALMTLRNRNASKMVILHVDGSGRRKPVKDASLQLLSMKAE; from the exons ATGGGCGCTCCGAAGCAGAAGTGGACATCTGAAGAAGAAGCTGCCCTAAAAGCTGGGGTAATTAAACATGGGGCAGGCAAATGGCGAACTATACTGAAAGATCCTCAATTCAGTGGCATCTTGTCTTTGCGCTCGAATGTGGATCTCAAG GACAAGTGGAGAAACATGAGCGTGACTGCGAATGGTTGGGGGTCACGGGAGAAAGCTAGGGTAGCACTCAAAAGAAGTCATCAGATGTATAGAAATGGCGATGACGAAGATCATGATGATGGCGAAGATGATTTGGCCCCTAGTACAGTCATTCAGAGTGACGAAGAAGTTTATGATGTTAAACCTCTTGCAATGACTAGTCAAAATTTGCAGatcaatggtcccaaaaaatcattATCAAG GCTGGAGAATCTAATTTTAGAAGCAATAAGCAGTCTAAACGAGCCTACTGGGTCTAACAAGACTACTATTGGCATATTTATCGAG GATCAATACGATGCACCTCCAAACTTCAAAAAGATCTTGTCAGCAAAATTAAAGTCGATGACAGCAAACAAGAAGCTAATCAAG GTAAAGCGCAAGTACAGAATTGCACCAAGACCACGTTTCCCCTCAGATGGGGGAAACCCTGGAATGCTGGGTCTTGAAGGAGTTGGGCAGAGAGACATTAAACCAGATATTACTGTACGTCCAACGAAAATCCAGGTGGATGCAGATTTGGCAAAAATGAGGAATATGACAGCAGAGGaggctgctgcagctgctgctcgAGCAGTTGCAGAGGCAGAAGCTGCCATTGCAGAAGCTGAAGAGGCAGCAAGGGAGGCAGATGCAGCAGATGTTGATGCAGAGGAAGCTCAAGCTTTTGCTGAAGCTGCGTTGATGACTTTAAGAAACCGAAACGCATCGAAGATG GTAATACTGCATGTAGATGGGTCAGGCAGACGGAAGCCAGTCAAGGACGCAAGCCTGCAACTTTTGAGCATGAAGGCTGAGTAA
- the LOC113286088 gene encoding telomere repeat-binding factor 1-like isoform X2 has protein sequence MGAPKQKWTSEEEAALKAGVIKHGAGKWRTILKDPQFSGILSLRSNVDLKDKWRNMSVTANGWGSREKARVALKRSHQMYRNGDDEDHDDGEDDLAPSTVIQSDEEVYDVKPLAMTSQNLQINGPKKSLSRLENLILEAISSLNEPTGSNKTTIGIFIEDQYDAPPNFKKILSAKLKSMTANKKLIKVKRKYRIAPRPRFPSDGGNPGMLGLEGVGQRDIKPDITVRPTKIQVDADLAKMRNMTAEEAAAAAARAVAEAEAAIAEAEEAAREADAADVDAEEAQAFAEAALMTLRNRNASKMKRDIVDATSKVQIR, from the exons ATGGGCGCTCCGAAGCAGAAGTGGACATCTGAAGAAGAAGCTGCCCTAAAAGCTGGGGTAATTAAACATGGGGCAGGCAAATGGCGAACTATACTGAAAGATCCTCAATTCAGTGGCATCTTGTCTTTGCGCTCGAATGTGGATCTCAAG GACAAGTGGAGAAACATGAGCGTGACTGCGAATGGTTGGGGGTCACGGGAGAAAGCTAGGGTAGCACTCAAAAGAAGTCATCAGATGTATAGAAATGGCGATGACGAAGATCATGATGATGGCGAAGATGATTTGGCCCCTAGTACAGTCATTCAGAGTGACGAAGAAGTTTATGATGTTAAACCTCTTGCAATGACTAGTCAAAATTTGCAGatcaatggtcccaaaaaatcattATCAAG GCTGGAGAATCTAATTTTAGAAGCAATAAGCAGTCTAAACGAGCCTACTGGGTCTAACAAGACTACTATTGGCATATTTATCGAG GATCAATACGATGCACCTCCAAACTTCAAAAAGATCTTGTCAGCAAAATTAAAGTCGATGACAGCAAACAAGAAGCTAATCAAG GTAAAGCGCAAGTACAGAATTGCACCAAGACCACGTTTCCCCTCAGATGGGGGAAACCCTGGAATGCTGGGTCTTGAAGGAGTTGGGCAGAGAGACATTAAACCAGATATTACTGTACGTCCAACGAAAATCCAGGTGGATGCAGATTTGGCAAAAATGAGGAATATGACAGCAGAGGaggctgctgcagctgctgctcgAGCAGTTGCAGAGGCAGAAGCTGCCATTGCAGAAGCTGAAGAGGCAGCAAGGGAGGCAGATGCAGCAGATGTTGATGCAGAGGAAGCTCAAGCTTTTGCTGAAGCTGCGTTGATGACTTTAAGAAACCGAAACGCATCGAAGATG AAAAGAGACATTGTGGATGCTACAAGTAAAGTACAAATCAGATGA